Proteins from one Catenuloplanes atrovinosus genomic window:
- a CDS encoding arginine repressor encodes MTAPTTRTARHARIVELIREKAIRSQTELAELLAGDGVQVTQATLSRDLEELGAVKVRGTAGGPAVYLIPEDGTPVIRQAEQAPARLLRLLRELLTGADASGNIAVLRTPPGAAQFLASALDRSGLPDVVGTIAGDDTILVVARDPFGGPALAEKLSAWARTGPTDSDH; translated from the coding sequence ATGACCGCGCCCACCACCCGCACCGCGCGGCACGCCCGGATCGTGGAGCTGATCCGCGAGAAGGCGATCCGGTCGCAGACGGAGCTGGCCGAGCTGCTCGCCGGCGACGGCGTGCAGGTCACCCAGGCCACGCTCTCCCGTGACCTGGAGGAACTGGGCGCGGTGAAGGTGCGTGGCACCGCGGGCGGCCCGGCCGTCTACCTGATCCCCGAGGACGGCACGCCGGTCATCCGGCAGGCCGAGCAGGCACCGGCGCGGCTGCTGCGGCTGCTGCGCGAGCTGCTCACCGGCGCCGACGCCAGCGGCAACATAGCGGTGCTGCGCACCCCGCCCGGGGCCGCGCAGTTCCTGGCCAGCGCGCTCGACCGGTCCGGCCTGCCGGACGTGGTCGGCACCATCGCGGGCGACGACACCATCCTGGTCGTCGCCCGGGACCCGTTCGGCGGGCCCGCGCTCGCCGAGAAGCTCTCCGCCTGGGCCCGCACCGGGCCCACCGACTCCGATCATTGA
- the argH gene encoding argininosuccinate lyase — translation MTSSTSTNRTSLWGGRFSGGPAEALARLSVSVQFDWRLAPYDLAGSRAHARVLAHAGLLDAEELGKMLAALDDLEAACASGAFRPTVEDEDVHTALERGLLERLGTLGGKLRAGRSRNDQVATDLRLYLRDHARGVALRLVELADALVEQAERHVETPAPGMTHVQHAQPVTFGHWLLAHVQPLLRDLERLRDWDARAAVSPLGSGALAGSSLPLDPVQVAKELGFATAAPNSMDAVADRDFVAEFLFVTAMIGVHLSRLGEEVVMWTSQEFGWVELDDAFATGSSIMPQKKNADIAELARGKSGRLIGGLMTVLTMLKGLPLTYDRDMQEDKEPAFDAVDQLQLVLPALAGMISTMTVRADRLAAAAPVGYTLATEVADWLVRKGVPFREAHEITGKLVALCVARDCALDEVSDEDLAAISDHLDPDVRSVLSVKSALAARTTYGSTGPGPVADQLAAAADKLITWRTWSEESVVPR, via the coding sequence GTGACCTCCTCTACTTCCACCAACCGGACCAGCCTCTGGGGCGGCCGCTTCTCCGGCGGCCCCGCCGAGGCGCTGGCCCGCCTCTCCGTCAGCGTGCAGTTCGACTGGCGGCTCGCGCCGTACGACCTGGCCGGCTCCCGCGCCCACGCCCGCGTGCTCGCCCACGCCGGCCTGCTCGACGCGGAGGAGCTCGGCAAGATGCTCGCCGCGCTGGACGACCTGGAGGCCGCCTGCGCGTCCGGCGCGTTCCGGCCCACGGTCGAGGACGAGGACGTGCACACCGCGCTCGAACGCGGCCTGCTGGAACGCCTCGGCACGCTCGGCGGCAAGCTCCGCGCCGGCCGCTCCCGCAACGACCAGGTCGCCACCGACCTGCGCCTCTACCTGCGCGACCACGCCCGCGGCGTGGCGCTGCGCCTGGTCGAGCTGGCCGACGCGCTGGTCGAGCAGGCCGAGCGGCACGTCGAGACGCCCGCGCCCGGCATGACCCACGTGCAGCACGCGCAGCCGGTCACGTTCGGGCACTGGCTGCTCGCGCACGTCCAGCCGCTGCTGCGCGACCTCGAGCGGCTGCGGGACTGGGACGCGCGGGCCGCGGTCAGCCCGCTCGGCTCCGGCGCGCTCGCGGGCTCGTCGCTGCCGCTCGACCCGGTGCAGGTCGCCAAGGAGCTCGGCTTCGCCACCGCGGCGCCGAACTCGATGGACGCGGTCGCGGACCGGGACTTCGTGGCCGAGTTCCTGTTCGTCACCGCGATGATCGGCGTGCACCTCTCCCGGCTGGGCGAGGAGGTGGTGATGTGGACGTCGCAGGAGTTCGGCTGGGTCGAACTGGACGACGCGTTCGCCACCGGGTCGTCGATCATGCCGCAGAAGAAGAACGCGGACATCGCGGAGCTGGCCCGGGGCAAGTCCGGCCGGCTGATCGGCGGCCTGATGACGGTGCTGACCATGCTCAAGGGCCTGCCGCTGACCTACGACCGGGACATGCAGGAGGACAAGGAGCCCGCGTTCGACGCCGTCGACCAGCTCCAGCTGGTGCTGCCCGCGCTGGCCGGCATGATCTCCACGATGACCGTGCGCGCGGACCGGCTCGCCGCCGCCGCGCCGGTCGGGTACACGCTGGCCACCGAGGTCGCGGACTGGCTGGTCCGCAAGGGCGTCCCGTTCCGCGAGGCGCACGAGATCACCGGGAAGCTGGTCGCGCTCTGCGTGGCCCGGGACTGCGCGCTGGACGAGGTCTCCGACGAGGACCTGGCCGCGATCTCCGACCACCTGGACCCGGACGTGCGCTCGGTGCTGTCCGTCAAGTCCGCGCTGGCCGCGCGCACCACGTACGGCTCCACCGGCCCCGGCCCGGTCGCCGACCAGCTCGCCGCCGCCGCGGACAAGCTGATCACCTGGCGCACCTGGTCCGAGGAGTCGGTCGTCCCCCGTTAG
- a CDS encoding DNA-3-methyladenine glycosylase, with protein MGYAWLAAPASEIADTAAGLLGWEIAANGVRIRLTEVEAYSGLGEDPASHAHRGPTTRNAVMFGPAGHLYAYFVYGAHWCLNIVCGEPGRAAAVLLRAGEVVDGLDTARARRPAARTDADLARGPAKLCTALALDGAATGTSAIDGTGPALLTPPTRPPARSDIEAGPRVGVAAAHDVPWRFWLRADPTVSAYRRHTPRARRRP; from the coding sequence ATGGGGTACGCGTGGCTGGCGGCGCCGGCATCCGAGATCGCGGACACCGCCGCCGGCCTGCTCGGCTGGGAGATCGCGGCGAACGGCGTGCGCATCCGGCTCACCGAGGTCGAGGCGTACAGCGGGCTCGGTGAGGACCCGGCCTCGCACGCCCACCGCGGCCCCACCACGCGCAACGCGGTCATGTTCGGCCCGGCCGGCCACCTCTACGCGTACTTCGTCTACGGTGCCCACTGGTGCCTCAACATCGTCTGCGGCGAGCCCGGCCGCGCCGCCGCCGTGCTGCTGCGCGCCGGCGAGGTCGTCGACGGCCTGGACACCGCCCGCGCCCGCCGCCCCGCCGCCCGTACCGACGCCGACCTCGCCCGCGGCCCCGCCAAACTCTGCACCGCGCTCGCCCTGGACGGCGCCGCCACCGGCACCTCGGCCATCGACGGCACCGGCCCCGCGCTGCTCACACCCCCGACCCGCCCGCCGGCCCGGTCCGACATCGAGGCCGGCCCCCGCGTCGGCGTCGCGGCCGCCCACGACGTCCCGTGGCGCTTCTGGCTCCGCGCCGACCCCACCGTCTCCGCGTACCGCCGCCACACCCCCCGGGCCCGCCGCCGCCCCTGA
- a CDS encoding GNAT family N-acetyltransferase translates to MRLELTPWAEEDLGLLRRINVPEMKGHLGGPESEEKIVDRHRRYVHMPITGTGVMFRVALLPERTPVGSIGYWDREWHGDTVWETGWSVLNEFQGRGIASEAAREVIARAAADGRRRWLQAFPKVNNAASNAVCRKAGFTLVGETDFEFPIGTPIRCNEWKLDLSRVAA, encoded by the coding sequence ATGAGGCTGGAGCTGACCCCGTGGGCCGAGGAGGACCTCGGCCTGCTGCGGCGGATCAACGTGCCGGAGATGAAGGGTCACCTCGGTGGGCCGGAGTCGGAGGAGAAGATCGTCGACCGGCACCGGCGGTACGTGCACATGCCCATCACCGGGACCGGCGTCATGTTCCGGGTCGCGCTGCTGCCGGAGCGCACGCCCGTGGGCAGCATCGGCTACTGGGACCGGGAGTGGCACGGCGACACGGTGTGGGAGACCGGCTGGAGCGTGCTGAACGAGTTCCAGGGGCGCGGGATCGCGTCCGAGGCCGCGCGTGAGGTGATCGCGCGGGCGGCGGCGGACGGGCGCCGCCGATGGCTGCAGGCGTTCCCGAAGGTGAACAACGCGGCGTCGAACGCGGTCTGCCGCAAGGCCGGCTTCACCCTGGTCGGCGAGACCGACTTCGAGTTCCCGATCGGCACCCCGATCCGCTGCAACGAGTGGAAGCTGGACCTGAGCCGCGTAGCGGCGTGA